The Coffea arabica cultivar ET-39 chromosome 9e, Coffea Arabica ET-39 HiFi, whole genome shotgun sequence genome has a window encoding:
- the LOC140014771 gene encoding thioredoxin F-type, chloroplastic-like has translation MALQVQVCRTAPTMAAHYSSNSLLGSTKQSMVSVAGGRAALASGSSRRVRLKAKASLDTTATAAVGQVTEVNKDTFWPIVKAAGEKAVVVDMYTQWCGPCKIIAPKFQELSEKYHDVVFLKLDCNQDNKPLAKELGIKVVPTFKILKDNKIVKEVTGAKFDELVAAVDTVRSS, from the exons ATGGCTTTGCAAGTTCAGGTATGTAGGACAGCTCCAACAATGGCGGCTCATTATAGCAGTAATTCACTGCTGGGGTCCACCAAGCAGTCCATGGTCTCCGTCGCAGGTGGTCGGGCCGCCTTGGCTAGTGGGAGCTCCAGGAGAGTGCGCTTGAAGGCGAAGGCTAGCTTGGATACGACGGCGACGGCCGCCGTGGGTCAGGTGACCGAAGTGAACAAGGATACCTTCTGGCCCATTGTGAAAGCTGCTGGGGAAAAGGCTGTCGTCGTCGATATGTACACTCAATG gTGTGGTCCCTGCAAGATAATAGCTCCAAAGTTTCAGGAATTGTCTGAGAAGTATCATGACGTTGTCTTTCTAAAGCTGGATTGCAACCAGGACAACAAG CCATTGGCAAAGGAGCTAGGCATAAAAGTGGTTCCTACCTTTAAGATTCTCAAGGATAACAAGATTGTCAAAGAAGTCACTGGGGCTAAATTTGATGAATTGGTGGCAGCAGTTGATACTGTCAGATCAAGTTAA
- the LOC113709601 gene encoding aspartic proteinase 36-like, protein MMAPDLRRNGSVVALALLVSLVVNGVIFYVEGNNNVVFEVEHKFKGRRNENGGRGSFLTSLKAHDSHRHGRMLAALDMPLGGNGSPTDAALYFTKLSIGTPPQDYYVQVDTGSDILWVNCAGCVRCPKKSSLGIDLTLYDMKASSTGRLVSCDQDFCLSAFNAPASDCKVGNPCAYSVTYGDGSSTGGYFVRDYAKLNQLSGNLQTIPMNGSIVFGCSSQQSGELGSSTEAVDGIIGFGQANSSIISQLASAGKVKKIFSHCLDGINGGGIFAIGQVVQPKLKTTPLVPNEAHYNVVLNAIEVGGDVLNLPSDVLGGGSGSGTIIDSGTTLAYLPDDVYTPLMEKITASQSNLKIHIVENQFKCFVYSGNVDDGFPVVTFHFEDSLSLTVYPHEYLFDLHDDQWCIGWQNKGMQTRDGREVTLLGDLVLANKLVSYDLENQTIGWAEYNCSSSIKLRDEKSGNVYAVGSHIISSARGLNAGKALRFLLLIITSLLYALLIP, encoded by the exons ATGATGGCTCCGGATCTAAGAAGAAATGGGTCGGTAGTAGCTTTAGCCCTGTTAGTCTCTCTGGTTGTTAATGGTGTTATTTTTTATGTAGAAGGTAACAATAATGTGGTTTTTGAGGTGGAACATAAATTTAAAGGGAGAAGGAATGAGAATGGAGGAAGAGGGTCTTTTTTGACTTCACTCAAGGCTCATGATTCCCACCGCCATGGCAGAATGCTTGCAGCCCTTGACATGCCTTTGGGTGGCAATGGTTCCCCTACAGATGCAGC GCTCTATTTCACTAAGCTTTCGATTGGGACTCCTCCTCAGGATTATTATGTGCAAGTGGATACAGGAAGTGACATTCTCTGGGTAAACTGTGCTGGCTGTGTCAGATGCCCCAAGAAAAGCAGTCTTGGT aTTGACTTGACTCTATATGACATGAAAGCCTCCAGCACTGGGAGACTTGTTAGTTGTGATCAAGACTTTTGCTTGTCTGCATTCAATGCCCCAGCCTCTGATTGCAAGGTTGGTAACCCCTGTGCATATTCTGTTACTTATGGAGACGGGAGCTCAACCGGCGGATATTTTGTCAGAGACTATGCAAAACTTAATCAACTGTCGGGAAATCTTCAAACCATACCCATGAATGGTAGTATAGTGTTTGG GTGTTCATCTCAACAATCTGGAGAGCTAGGGTCATCTACTGAAGCAGTTGATGGCATAATTGGTTTTGGACAAGCAAATTCATCTATTATTTCACAGCTTGCTTCAGCAGGAAaggttaaaaaaatattttcacattGCTTGGATGGTATCAATGGAGGAGGCATATTTGCTATTGGACAAGTAGTGCAGCCAAAACTAAAGACAACACCATTGGTCCCAAATGA GGCACATTATAATGTTGTTCTGAACGCAATTGAGGTGGGTGGTGACGTTCTAAACCTTCCCTCAGATGTATTAGGAGGTGGATCTGGAAGTGGTACAATAATAGACAGTGGTACAACCTTGGCTTATCTTCCTGATGATGTCTATACTCCACTTATGGAAAAG ATTACGGCATCCCAATCCAACTTGAAAATCCATATTGTTGAAAATCAGTTCAAGTGCTTTGTCTATAGTGGAAA TGTTGATGATGGATTTCCAGTTGTTACTTTCCACTTTGAGGATTCACTTTCTTTGACAGTTTATCCCCATGAATATCTCTTTGATCTTCAT GATGATCAATGGTGTATTGGTTGGCAGAATAAGGGTATGCAGACAAGAGATGGAAGGGAAGtaactcttttgggag ATCTTGTACTCGCAAACAAGCTTGTTTCGTATGATCTTGAAAATCAAACCATTGGATGGGCTGAATATAATT GCTCTTCGAGCATCAAATTGAGAGACGAGAAGTCAGGAAACGTGTATGCTGTGGGTTCTCATATCATTTCTTCAGCTCGCGGCCTGAATGCTGGAAAAGCTCTAAGGTTCCTATTGTTAATCATCACATCATTGTTGTATGCACTTTTGATCCCATGA
- the LOC113709602 gene encoding uncharacterized protein — MNASVAAAAVSASSASVLALFSTFTSSSPTTKCCHHLIFHCSKKPPTNASFPQHRPNKFLSRVINDSNQTEVSVSERSEADKLVDGMDFGELCNEFECISSPSVEATARQLVRDILELRQGNRALGTFAASVKYKDPFRSFTGREKYKRPLWAIQALEDPKVSVQEMVMLSTSLLSIKWTLRGKPKSLIGEELIVKVHSKFTLNQISGQVIEHEELWDLSASSFLAQAYFWASRRLHATSEAGKDVIDFVKDFNRRRITENKNVEMYPDPSGDPTKFFQRDDSFQRDAYQFALFLAVLYFVVQFLRTTL; from the exons ATGAATGCTTCTGTTGCTGCTGCAGCTGTCTCTGCTTCCTCTGCTTCTGTTCTTGCTCTTTTCTCCACCTTTACTTCGTCCTCTCCTACAACCAAATGCTGTCATCACCTCATCTTCCACTGCTCCAAGAAGCCCCCTACCAATGCATCCTTTCCGCAACATCGACCCAACAAATTCCTCAGCCGAG TCATAAATGACTCAAATCAAACAGAAGTGTCAGTCTCTGAAAGATCAGAGGCTGACAAGCTCGTGGACGGCATGGATTTTGGTGAGCTCTGCAATGAATTTGAATGCATCAGTAGCCCCTCTGTTGAAGCCACCGCCAGACAACTCGTGCGTGATATCCTAGAGCTTCGTCAAGGAAATCGTGCCCTCGGGACCTTTGCTGCTTCTGTTAAATATAAG GATCCATTCAGAAGTTTTACTGGTCGAGAGAAGTACAAGAGACCGCTATGGGCAATTCAAGCGCTAGAGGACCCCAAAGTG AGTGTGCAGGAAATGGTCATGTTGTCCACCAGTTTGTTGAGCATAAAATGGACGCTGAGGGGGAAGCCTAAATCTCTAATTGGAGAAGAACTGATTGTTAAAGTACACTCCAAATTCACCTTGAACCAAATTAGTGGGCAAGTGATTGAGCATGAAGAATTATGGGATTTATCAGCATCTTCATTCCTTGCTCAAGCGTATTTCTGGGCTTCGCGGAGACTCCATGCTACTTCAGAGGCTGGAAAAGATGTCATAGATTTTGTCAAGGACTTCAACAGACGACGCATAACAGAGAACAAGAATGTTGAGATGTATCCAGACCCTTCTGGTGATCCAACGAAA TTCTTCCAGAGGGATGACAGCTTCCAAAGAGATGCCTATCAATTTGCATTGTTTCTTGCCGTTCTCTATTTCGTTGTACAGTTCCTGAGAACAACCTTGTAA
- the LOC113710665 gene encoding serine carboxypeptidase-like 20 isoform X1: MAFISYFLFSMLASRLLLSSSPVEAAPKDALVTSLPGFNGTFPSKHYSGYVTIDSATPKHLFYYFVDSERNPLKDPLVLWLNGGPGCSSFDGFIYEHGPFNFEAPKKQGELPILHPNPSSWSKVSNIIYLDSPSGVGFSYPNLPTGDLQTASDTHAFLLKWLEQYPEFQANPFYISGESYAGIYVPTLASEVDKGIKGGIKPKINFKGYMVGNGVCESKFDGNNAYVPFVHGMGLISESVFKATEANCKGDYDSEDLPCQAIISHIDGLVSGLNIYDILEPCYHNNKIPETTSTDNTSLPKSFQELGKTDKPLPVRKRMFGRAWPYRAPVRDGIVPSWPQLTQSLHARGVSVPCTDDEVATAWLNNEAVRKAIHASPESGSWGICNGLSYNHDAGSMLPYHKNLTSAGYPALIYSGDHDLCIPFTGTQAWTASLGYEVVDQWRPWLSNDQVAGYLQEYAHNLTFLTVKGSGHTVPEYKPRESSDFYSRWLQGQKI, from the exons ATGGCGTTCATTAGCTATTTCCTGTTCAGCATGTTAGCCAGTCGCTTGCTTCTGTCATCTAGTCCTGTTGAAGCAGCTCCGAAAGATGCTCTAGTCACAAGCCTCCCTGGATTTAATGGCACTTTCCCTTCGAAACATTACTCGGG GTATGTGACAATCGACTCGGCTACTCCGAAGCACCTCTTTTACTACTTTGTTGACTCAGAAAGAAATCCATTGAAAGACCCTCTCGTCTTATGGCTCAATGGTGGACCTGGCTGCTCTAGCTTTGATGGATTTATCTATGAACATG GACCCTTTAACTTTGAAGCACCAAAGAAACAAGGGGAGTTGCCTATATTGCATCCCAATCCATCTAGTTGGTCTAAG GTCTCAAACATCATCTATCTAGATTCTCCATCAGGGGTTGGGTTTTCATACCCAAATCTTCCGACTGGAGATCTACAAACGGCCTCTGATACTCATGCTTTTCTCCTCAAG TGGCTTGAGCAATATCCAGAGTTTCAAGCAAATCCATTTTATATCAGTGGAGAGTCTTATGCTGGCATTTACGTGCCAACTCTAGCATCCGAAGTGGACAAAG GAATCAAAGGTGGTATTAAACCGAAAATCAATTTCAAG GGCTACATGGTAGGAAATGGAGTTTGCGAGTCTAAGTTTGATGGAAACAATGCTTATGTTCCATTTGTACATGGGATGGGCCTCATCTCTGAAAGTGTTTTCAAGGCAA CTGAAGCTAATTGTAAGGGGGACTACGATAGCGAAGACCTTCCTTGCCAAGCAATAATCTCACACATCGACGGC CTGGTCAGCGGGTTGAACATATATGATATACTGGAACCATGCTATCACAACAACAAAATCCCAGAAACAACGTCCACAGACAATACAAGCTTACCAAAAAGCTTTCAAGAACTGGGAAAGACTGACAAGCCTCTGCCGGTGAGGAAGAGGATGTTTGGTCGTGCATGGCCTTATCGAGCTCCTGTGAGAGATGGGATTGTTCCATCATGGCCACAATTAACTCAATCACTCCACGCCCGAGGAGTTTCCGTCCCATGCACA GATGATGAAGTAGCAACTGCATGGCTGAACAATGAAGCTGTGAGGAAGGCAATTCATGCTAGTCCG GAGAGTGGGAGTTGGGGGATATGCAATGGCCTTTCATACAATCATGATGCAGGAAGCATGCTCCCCTACCACAAAAATCTTACATCCGCTGGATATCCTGCTCTCATTTACAG TGGGGATCATGACCTGTGCATCCCATTCACTGGAACCCAAGCCTGGACTGCCTCCCTCGGCTATGAAGTTGTGGACCAATGGCGACCTTGGCTATCTAACGACCAAGTTGCTGG GTATTTACAAGAATATGCCCATAATCTGACTTTTCTCACAGTAAAG GGGTCTGGACACACTGTACCGGAGTACAAGCCAAGGGAGTCATCGGACTTCTACAGCCGTTGGTTGCAAGGACAAAAGATTTGA
- the LOC113710665 gene encoding serine carboxypeptidase-like 20 isoform X2 has protein sequence MAFISYFLFSMLASRLLLSSSPVEAAPKDALVTSLPGFNGTFPSKHYSGYVTIDSATPKHLFYYFVDSERNPLKDPLVLWLNGGPGCSSFDGFIYEHGPFNFEAPKKQGELPILHPNPSSWSKVSNIIYLDSPSGVGFSYPNLPTGDLQTASDTHAFLLKWLEQYPEFQANPFYISGESYAGIYVPTLASEVDKGIKGGIKPKINFKGYMVGNGVCESKFDGNNAYVPFVHGMGLISESVFKEAEANCKGDYDSEDLPCQAIISHIDGLVSGLNIYDILEPCYHNNKIPETTSTDNTSLPKSFQELGKTDKPLPVRKRMFGRAWPYRAPVRDGIVPSWPQLTQSLHARGVSVPCTDDEVATAWLNNEAVRKAIHASPESGSWGICNGLSYNHDAGSMLPYHKNLTSAGYPALIYSGDHDLCIPFTGTQAWTASLGYEVVDQWRPWLSNDQVAGYLQEYAHNLTFLTVKGSGHTVPEYKPRESSDFYSRWLQGQKI, from the exons ATGGCGTTCATTAGCTATTTCCTGTTCAGCATGTTAGCCAGTCGCTTGCTTCTGTCATCTAGTCCTGTTGAAGCAGCTCCGAAAGATGCTCTAGTCACAAGCCTCCCTGGATTTAATGGCACTTTCCCTTCGAAACATTACTCGGG GTATGTGACAATCGACTCGGCTACTCCGAAGCACCTCTTTTACTACTTTGTTGACTCAGAAAGAAATCCATTGAAAGACCCTCTCGTCTTATGGCTCAATGGTGGACCTGGCTGCTCTAGCTTTGATGGATTTATCTATGAACATG GACCCTTTAACTTTGAAGCACCAAAGAAACAAGGGGAGTTGCCTATATTGCATCCCAATCCATCTAGTTGGTCTAAG GTCTCAAACATCATCTATCTAGATTCTCCATCAGGGGTTGGGTTTTCATACCCAAATCTTCCGACTGGAGATCTACAAACGGCCTCTGATACTCATGCTTTTCTCCTCAAG TGGCTTGAGCAATATCCAGAGTTTCAAGCAAATCCATTTTATATCAGTGGAGAGTCTTATGCTGGCATTTACGTGCCAACTCTAGCATCCGAAGTGGACAAAG GAATCAAAGGTGGTATTAAACCGAAAATCAATTTCAAG GGCTACATGGTAGGAAATGGAGTTTGCGAGTCTAAGTTTGATGGAAACAATGCTTATGTTCCATTTGTACATGGGATGGGCCTCATCTCTGAAAGTGTTTTCAAG GAAGCTGAAGCTAATTGTAAGGGGGACTACGATAGCGAAGACCTTCCTTGCCAAGCAATAATCTCACACATCGACGGC CTGGTCAGCGGGTTGAACATATATGATATACTGGAACCATGCTATCACAACAACAAAATCCCAGAAACAACGTCCACAGACAATACAAGCTTACCAAAAAGCTTTCAAGAACTGGGAAAGACTGACAAGCCTCTGCCGGTGAGGAAGAGGATGTTTGGTCGTGCATGGCCTTATCGAGCTCCTGTGAGAGATGGGATTGTTCCATCATGGCCACAATTAACTCAATCACTCCACGCCCGAGGAGTTTCCGTCCCATGCACA GATGATGAAGTAGCAACTGCATGGCTGAACAATGAAGCTGTGAGGAAGGCAATTCATGCTAGTCCG GAGAGTGGGAGTTGGGGGATATGCAATGGCCTTTCATACAATCATGATGCAGGAAGCATGCTCCCCTACCACAAAAATCTTACATCCGCTGGATATCCTGCTCTCATTTACAG TGGGGATCATGACCTGTGCATCCCATTCACTGGAACCCAAGCCTGGACTGCCTCCCTCGGCTATGAAGTTGTGGACCAATGGCGACCTTGGCTATCTAACGACCAAGTTGCTGG GTATTTACAAGAATATGCCCATAATCTGACTTTTCTCACAGTAAAG GGGTCTGGACACACTGTACCGGAGTACAAGCCAAGGGAGTCATCGGACTTCTACAGCCGTTGGTTGCAAGGACAAAAGATTTGA
- the LOC113709286 gene encoding serine carboxypeptidase-like 20, with amino-acid sequence MAFSRYFLFSISVSILLLLSCHVEAAPNAALVTSLPGFNGAFPSKHYSGYVTIDSNPQKNLFYYFVVSEGNPSKDPLVLWLNGGPGCSGFDGFVYEHGPFNFEAPKSQGELPILHLNPYSWSKVSNIIYLDSPSGVGFSYPNLTTGDFQTASDTHAFLLKWLEQYPEFQANPFYMSGESYAGVYIPTLATEVDKGIKAGVTPRINFKGYLVGNGVCDPKFDVNNGYVAFVHGMGLIPDSLFKEAEAACKGDYDHQDPPCKEKVSQIDNLVSGLNVYDILEPCYHKTTSTKNTSLPKSFQELGKTDKPLPVRKRMFGRAWPYRAPVRDGIVPSWPQLTQSLQAQGISVPCTNDEVATAWLNAEAVRKAIHASPESGSWSLCNYLAYNHDAGSMIPYHKNLTSAGYPALIYSGDHDMCIPFTATEAWTASLGYPVVDQWRPWLSNDQVAGYLVEYAHNLTFLTVKGSGHTVPEYKPQEALNFYTRWLQGQKI; translated from the exons ATGGCGTTCTCAAGATATTTCCTCTTCAGCATATCAGTCAGCATCTTGCTTCTGTTATCTTGTCATGTTGAAGCAGCTCCGAACGCTGCTCTAGTCACAAGCCTCCCTGGATTTAATGGTGCTTTCCCATCAAAACATTACTCAGG GTATGTGACCATCGATTCGAATCCTCAGAAGAACCTCTTTTACTACTTTGTAGTATCAGAAGGAAATCCGTCAAAGGACCCTCTTGTCTTATGGCTCAACGGTGGACCTGGTTGCTCTGGCTTTGATGGATTTGTCTACGAACATG GACCATTCAATTTTGAAGCACCAAAGAGTCAAGGGGAGTTGCCCATTTTGCATCTCAATCCATATAGTTGGTCTAAG GTCTCAAACATCATCTATCTAGATTCTCCATCAGGGGTTGGGTTTTCATACCCAAATCTTACCACTGGAGATTTTCAAACAGCCTCTGATACTCATGCTTTTCTCCTCAAG TGGCTCGAGCAATATCCAGAGTTTCAAGCAAATCCATTTTATATGAGTGGGGAGTCTTATGCTGGTGTTTATATACCAACTCTTGCAACTGAAGTGGACAAAG GAATAAAAGCTGGTGTTACACCGAGAATCAATTTCAAG GGTTATCTGGTAGGAAATGGAGTTTGTGATCCTAAATTTGATGTAAACAATGGTTATGTTGCATTTGTACATGGAATGGGCCTCATCCCTGACAGTCTTTTCAAG GAAGCTGAAGCTGCTTGCAAGGGGGACTACGATCACCAAGACCCTCCTTGCAAAGAAAAAGTATCACAAATCGACAAC CTGGTGAGCGGGTTGAATGTATATGACATACTGGAACCATGCTATCACAAAACAACGTCCACAAAGAACACAAGCTTGCCAAAAAGCTTTCAAGAATTGGGAAAAACTGATAAGCCTCTGCCGGTGAGAAAGAGGATGTTTGGCCGTGCATGGCCTTATCGAGCTCCCGTGAGAGATGGGATTGTTCCATCATGGCCACAATTAACTCAATCTCTTCAAGCCCAAGGAATTTCCGTTCCATGCACG AATGATGAAGTAGCAACTGCATGGCTGAACGCTGAAGCAGTGAGGAAGGCCATTCATGCTAGTCCG GAGAGTGGAAGTTGGAGCCTGTGCAATTACCTTGCATATAATCATGATGCAGGAAGCATGATTCCCTACCACAAAAATCTTACATCTGCTGGATACCCTGCTCTCATTTATAG TGGGGATCATGATATGTGTATCCCATTCACTGCTACTGAAGCATGGACTGCCTCCCTTGGGTATCCAGTCGTGGACCAATGGAGGCCTTGGCTATCTAACGATCAAGTTGCTGG GTATCTAGTAGAATATGCCCATAATCTGACTTTTCTCACAGTAAAG GGGTCTGGACACACTGTACCAGAGTACAAGCCACAGGAGGCATTGAACTTCTACACCCGTTGGCTGCAAGGACAAAAGATATGA
- the LOC113710685 gene encoding serine carboxypeptidase-like 21: protein MDVPKHYLFSILVVSLVVLFSDPLEAAPKASLITHLPGFNGTFPSKHYSGYVRFKGQRHPTRRHLFYYFVESERNPSKDPVVLWLNGGPGCSSFDGFVYEHGPFNFEAPKKQGEHPILHLNPHSWSKVSNIIYLDSPSGVGFSYPSIPTGDLQTASDTHTFLRKWFKLYPEFQANPFYITGESYAGIYVPTLVSRVAKGIRKGAKPKINLKGYMIGNGLCDSEFDGLNSLIQFVHGMGIISDKLLKEAEVACDGNYERNEDKTQCTTALAKIAELIMGLNMYDILEPCYHKKNPEATSTKNTSLPKSFQELGKTDKPLPVRKRMFGRAWPYRAPVRDGIVPTWPQLTQSLQARGVSVPCTNDEVATAWLNDEAVRKAIHASPKSGNWNLCLAGLEYNHDAGSMLSYHHNLTSKGYRALIYSGDHDMCVPFTGTEAWTASLGYKVEDEWRPWMTNHQIAGYLQKYAHNLTFLTVKGAGHTVPEYKPRESLHFYSRWLEGERI from the exons ATGGATGTCCCTAAACACTACCTATTCAGCATATTAGTAGTAAGCCTTGTGGTTCTGTTTTCTGATCCTCTTGAAGCAGCACCTAAAGCATCCCTTATCACACATCTGCCTGGATTTAATGGCACTTTCCCTTCAAAACACTATTCAGG GTATGTGAGATTCAAAGGTCAGCGTCATCCAACTCGAAGACACCTCTTTTACTATTTTGTCGAGTCAGAAAGAAATCCATCGAAAGACCCTGTTGTCTTATGGCTTAATGGTGGACCTGGTTGCTCTAGCTTTGATGGATTTGTGTACGAACATG GACCCTTTAACTTTGAAGCACCAAAGAAACAAGGGGAGCATCCAATTTTGCATCTCAACCCCCATAGCTGGTCTAAG GTCTCAAACATCATCTATTTGGATTCTCCATCTGGGGTTGGCTTTTCATACCCAAGTATTCCAACTGGAGATTTACAAACAGCCTCGGACACTCATACTTTTCTCCGCAAG TGGTTTAAGCTATATCCAGAATTTCAAGCCAATCCATTTTACATCACTGGGGAGTCTTATGCTGGCATTTATGTACCTACTCTTGTATCTAGAGTGGCCAAAG GAATTAGAAAAGGTGCCAAACCAAAAATCAATTTAAAG GGATACATGATCGGAAATGGACTTTGCGATTCGGAATTTGATGGACTGAACTCTTTAATTCAGTTTGTACATGGGATGGGCATTATATCCGATAAGCTTCTCAAG GAAGCAGAAGTAGCTTGCGATGGGAACTACGAGAGAAATGAAGATAAAACTCAATGTACAACTGCACTCGCAAAAATTGCAGAG TTGATTATGGGGTTGAACATGTATGATATATTGGAACCGTGCTATCACAAGAAAAACCCTGAAGCGACGTCCACAAAGAATACAAGCTTACCAAAAAGCTTTCAAGAACTGGGAAAGACTGATAAGCCTCTGCCGGTGAGAAAGAGGATGTTTGGTCGTGCATGGCCTTATCGAGCTCCTGTGAGAGATGGGATTGTTCCAACATGGCCACAATTAACTCAATCACTCCAAGCCCGAGGAGTTTCCGTTCCATGCACA AATGATGAAGTAGCAACCGCATGGCTGAACGATGAAGCTGTGAGGAAGGCCATTCATGCTAGTCCG AAAAGTGGAAATTGGAACCTGTGCTTGGCTGGCTTAGAATATAACCATGATGCCGGAAGCATGCTTTCCTACCACCACAATCTTACGTCCAAAGGATATCGTGCTCTCATTTACAG TGGGGATCATGACATGTGTGTCCCATTCACCGGAACCGAAGCATGGACCGCCTCCCTCGGCTATAAGGTTGAGGACGAATGGAGGCCTTGGATGACTAATCACCAGATTGCCGG GTATTTACAAAAGTATGCCCataatttgacttttctcaccGTAAAG GGGGCTGGACACACGGTACCGGAGTACAAGCCGCGGGAGTCACTGCATTTCTACAGCCGTTGGTTGGAAGGAGAAAGGATATGA